Proteins from one Anthonomus grandis grandis chromosome 8, icAntGran1.3, whole genome shotgun sequence genomic window:
- the LOC126739329 gene encoding bestrophin-4 isoform X2, with product MTVTYTGEVATCRGLGCFLKLLGRWKGSIYKLVWIDLLVFLSLYYSLNFTYRYLLDKAGKKLFETIVKYCFDYGSLIPLSFVLGFYVSVVMTRWWNQYTAIPFPDPLAVFVSATVHGQDERGRVMRRTIMRYVCLCVTMTFTMISPRVKKRFPTLDHFVDSGLLHLSEKEIMLALNKKFPKYSKHWLPIVWASSIITRARKEGRIRDDFAVKTLIDELNKFRGQCGLLLSFDTISVPLVYTQVVTLAVYSYFLTTLMGHQWVDNSSYKFDLYFPIFTTLQFFFYVGWLKVAESLINPFGDDDDDFEVNWMVDRNLQVSYLIVDEMHHDHPELVRDQYWDEVFPQELPYTAAAAAAESMRNTHPLPSTANIAVKPEEGGFKNPVTILVQDPDLNVLPSEFLEPSSVKVDQMTNSYADNLQSGPITFTAHKQNSFKSRKNSSNSISIGASVPDSMPRVGSVTSMLKRFFSRDDSKNDSRGENCLESNEMNNLMSNEDLSSKDKKLAASIRRIADDVIEEVDEQTTITSQKSQKEHRPTVMQVFGPPKPSKPIDVPHSSSYGNSFDHETVYEPYPPLSQSAPGREGGDTTDKVSIGSATDEEEDEFENLKRKRDEERLSRLNFVLSPIGKDSG from the exons ATGACTGTCACATATACTGGTGAAGTTGCTACCTGTAGAGGCTTGGGATGTTTTTTGAAGTTACTGGGAAG gtgGAAAGGAAGCATTTACAAACTAGTATGGATAGACCTTTTAGTATTCTTAAGTCTATATTATAGCCTAAATTTTACATATAGATACCTGTTGGATAAGGCAGGAAAAAA GCTATTCGAAACAATAGTAAAATACTGCTTTGACTATGGCAGTTTAATTCCATTATCATTTGTGTTGGGTTTCTACGTATCAGTTGTAATGACTCGTTGGTGGAACCAGTATACGGCCATACCGTTTCCGGATCCTTTGGCGGTGTTTGTAAGTGCTACAGTTCATGGTCAG GATGAGAGGGGTAGGGTGATGCGTAGGACAATTATGCGTTACGTCTGTTTATGCGTCACGATGACCTTCACAATGATCTCGCCTAGGGTGAAAAAACGTTTTCCCACCCTCGACCATTTTGTTGATTCGGGGCTATTGCATTTAAGTGAGAAAGAAATTATGTTAGCATTGAACAAGAAATTCCCAAAGTATTCCAAGCATTG GTTGCCGATAGTGTGGGCTTCGAGTATAATAACCAGAGCGAGAAAAGAGGGCAGAATTCGAGACGATTTTGCCGTAAAAACTTTAATCGATGAATTGAACAAGTTCAGAGGCCAGTGCGGGTTGCTGCTAAGTTTTGACACTATTAGTGTACCTCTAGTGTACACTCAG GTGGTTACTTTGGCGGTTTACAGTTATTTCTTAACCACTTTAATGGGGCACCAATGGGTCGACAATAGCAGCTACAAGTTCGACTTATATTTTCCGATTTTCACCAcacttcagttttttttttacgtggGATGGTTGAAGGTGGCTGAGAGTTTAATAAACCCGTTTGGTGATGATGACGACGACTTCGAGGTTAATTGGATGGTGGATCGAAATTTACAG gtatCATATCTGATAGTAGACGAAATGCACCATGATCATCCCGAACTAGTAAGAGATCAGTATTGGGATGAAGTGTTCCCGCAGGAATTGCCGTATACAGCTGCGGCTGCTGCAGCTGAATCTATGAGGAATACGCATCCTCTGCCTTCTACTGCTAATATTGCTGTAAAGCCGGAAGAAGGAG gttttaagAATCCTGTCACAATACTCGTACAGGATCCAGATTTAAACGTTTTGCCTTCAG AGTTTCTCGAACCATCTTCTGTAAAAGTAGACCAAATGACGAATTCCTACGCAGACAACTTACAAAGTGGGCCGATCACCTTCACCGCTCACAAGCAAAATAGTTTTAAGAGTAGGAAAAACTCTTCGAATAGTATTAGTATAGGCGCTTCTGTACCTG ACTCGATGCCAAGAGTTGGCTCCGTAACAAGCATGTTAAAGAGGTTCTTTAGTAGAGACGATAGCAAAAACGATTCTAGAGGCGAAAATTGTCTAGAATCGAAcgaaatgaataatttaatgtCTAACGAAGATCTTTCTAGCAAAGATAAAAAACTCGCAGCTAGCATTAGAAGAATCGCAGACGACGTTATTGAAGAG gtCGATGAACAGACGACGATTACGTCGCAAAAATCGCAAAAAGAACATCGTCCAACTGTGATGCAGGTTTTTGGGCCCCCGAAACCGTCCAAGCCTATTGATGTACCACATTCCAGTAGTTATGGCAACAG TTTTGATCATGAAACTGTATATGAGCCGTATCCCCCATTGTCTCAGTCAGCTCCGGGGCGCGAAGGGGGAGATACCACCGATAAAGTCAGCATTGGGTCAGCAACTGACGAAGAGGAGGACGAATTTGAAAATCTAAAGAGGAAACGAGACGAAGAGAGACTTAGTCG
- the LOC126739329 gene encoding bestrophin-4 isoform X1: protein MTVTYTGEVATCRGLGCFLKLLGRWKGSIYKLVWIDLLVFLSLYYSLNFTYRYLLDKAGKKLFETIVKYCFDYGSLIPLSFVLGFYVSVVMTRWWNQYTAIPFPDPLAVFVSATVHGQDERGRVMRRTIMRYVCLCVTMTFTMISPRVKKRFPTLDHFVDSGLLHLSEKEIMLALNKKFPKYSKHWLPIVWASSIITRARKEGRIRDDFAVKTLIDELNKFRGQCGLLLSFDTISVPLVYTQVVTLAVYSYFLTTLMGHQWVDNSSYKFDLYFPIFTTLQFFFYVGWLKVAESLINPFGDDDDDFEVNWMVDRNLQVSYLIVDEMHHDHPELVRDQYWDEVFPQELPYTAAAAAAESMRNTHPLPSTANIAVKPEEGEFLEPSSVKVDQMTNSYADNLQSGPITFTAHKQNSFKSRKNSSNSISIGASVPDSMPRVGSVTSMLKRFFSRDDSKNDSRGENCLESNEMNNLMSNEDLSSKDKKLAASIRRIADDVIEEVDEQTTITSQKSQKEHRPTVMQVFGPPKPSKPIDVPHSSSYGNSFDHETVYEPYPPLSQSAPGREGGDTTDKVSIGSATDEEEDEFENLKRKRDEERLSRIKENLARSISIQKVDGSDDTECLLKRRSSNLSTSPPKSPLTPL from the exons ATGACTGTCACATATACTGGTGAAGTTGCTACCTGTAGAGGCTTGGGATGTTTTTTGAAGTTACTGGGAAG gtgGAAAGGAAGCATTTACAAACTAGTATGGATAGACCTTTTAGTATTCTTAAGTCTATATTATAGCCTAAATTTTACATATAGATACCTGTTGGATAAGGCAGGAAAAAA GCTATTCGAAACAATAGTAAAATACTGCTTTGACTATGGCAGTTTAATTCCATTATCATTTGTGTTGGGTTTCTACGTATCAGTTGTAATGACTCGTTGGTGGAACCAGTATACGGCCATACCGTTTCCGGATCCTTTGGCGGTGTTTGTAAGTGCTACAGTTCATGGTCAG GATGAGAGGGGTAGGGTGATGCGTAGGACAATTATGCGTTACGTCTGTTTATGCGTCACGATGACCTTCACAATGATCTCGCCTAGGGTGAAAAAACGTTTTCCCACCCTCGACCATTTTGTTGATTCGGGGCTATTGCATTTAAGTGAGAAAGAAATTATGTTAGCATTGAACAAGAAATTCCCAAAGTATTCCAAGCATTG GTTGCCGATAGTGTGGGCTTCGAGTATAATAACCAGAGCGAGAAAAGAGGGCAGAATTCGAGACGATTTTGCCGTAAAAACTTTAATCGATGAATTGAACAAGTTCAGAGGCCAGTGCGGGTTGCTGCTAAGTTTTGACACTATTAGTGTACCTCTAGTGTACACTCAG GTGGTTACTTTGGCGGTTTACAGTTATTTCTTAACCACTTTAATGGGGCACCAATGGGTCGACAATAGCAGCTACAAGTTCGACTTATATTTTCCGATTTTCACCAcacttcagttttttttttacgtggGATGGTTGAAGGTGGCTGAGAGTTTAATAAACCCGTTTGGTGATGATGACGACGACTTCGAGGTTAATTGGATGGTGGATCGAAATTTACAG gtatCATATCTGATAGTAGACGAAATGCACCATGATCATCCCGAACTAGTAAGAGATCAGTATTGGGATGAAGTGTTCCCGCAGGAATTGCCGTATACAGCTGCGGCTGCTGCAGCTGAATCTATGAGGAATACGCATCCTCTGCCTTCTACTGCTAATATTGCTGTAAAGCCGGAAGAAGGAG AGTTTCTCGAACCATCTTCTGTAAAAGTAGACCAAATGACGAATTCCTACGCAGACAACTTACAAAGTGGGCCGATCACCTTCACCGCTCACAAGCAAAATAGTTTTAAGAGTAGGAAAAACTCTTCGAATAGTATTAGTATAGGCGCTTCTGTACCTG ACTCGATGCCAAGAGTTGGCTCCGTAACAAGCATGTTAAAGAGGTTCTTTAGTAGAGACGATAGCAAAAACGATTCTAGAGGCGAAAATTGTCTAGAATCGAAcgaaatgaataatttaatgtCTAACGAAGATCTTTCTAGCAAAGATAAAAAACTCGCAGCTAGCATTAGAAGAATCGCAGACGACGTTATTGAAGAG gtCGATGAACAGACGACGATTACGTCGCAAAAATCGCAAAAAGAACATCGTCCAACTGTGATGCAGGTTTTTGGGCCCCCGAAACCGTCCAAGCCTATTGATGTACCACATTCCAGTAGTTATGGCAACAG TTTTGATCATGAAACTGTATATGAGCCGTATCCCCCATTGTCTCAGTCAGCTCCGGGGCGCGAAGGGGGAGATACCACCGATAAAGTCAGCATTGGGTCAGCAACTGACGAAGAGGAGGACGAATTTGAAAATCTAAAGAGGAAACGAGACGAAGAGAGACTTAGTCG
- the LOC126739329 gene encoding bestrophin-4 isoform X3 has product MTVTYTGEVATCRGLGCFLKLLGRWKGSIYKLVWIDLLVFLSLYYSLNFTYRYLLDKAGKKLFETIVKYCFDYGSLIPLSFVLGFYVSVVMTRWWNQYTAIPFPDPLAVFVSATVHGQDERGRVMRRTIMRYVCLCVTMTFTMISPRVKKRFPTLDHFVDSGLLHLSEKEIMLALNKKFPKYSKHWLPIVWASSIITRARKEGRIRDDFAVKTLIDELNKFRGQCGLLLSFDTISVPLVYTQVVTLAVYSYFLTTLMGHQWVDNSSYKFDLYFPIFTTLQFFFYVGWLKVAESLINPFGDDDDDFEVNWMVDRNLQVSYLIVDEMHHDHPELVRDQYWDEVFPQELPYTAAAAAAESMRNTHPLPSTANIAVKPEEGGFKNPVTILVQDPDLNVLPSEFLEPSSVKVDQMTNSYADNLQSGPITFTAHKQNSFKSRKNSSNSISIGASVPDSMPRVGSVTSMLKRFFSRDDSKNDSRGENCLESNEMNNLMSNEDLSSKDKKLAASIRRIADDVIEEVDEQTTITSQKSQKEHRPTVMQVFGPPKPSKPIDVPHSSSYGNSFDHETVYEPYPPLSQSAPGREGGDTTDKVSIGSATDEEEDEFENLKRKRDEERLSRIKENLARSISIQKVDGSDDTECLLKRRSSNLSTSPPKSPLTPL; this is encoded by the exons ATGACTGTCACATATACTGGTGAAGTTGCTACCTGTAGAGGCTTGGGATGTTTTTTGAAGTTACTGGGAAG gtgGAAAGGAAGCATTTACAAACTAGTATGGATAGACCTTTTAGTATTCTTAAGTCTATATTATAGCCTAAATTTTACATATAGATACCTGTTGGATAAGGCAGGAAAAAA GCTATTCGAAACAATAGTAAAATACTGCTTTGACTATGGCAGTTTAATTCCATTATCATTTGTGTTGGGTTTCTACGTATCAGTTGTAATGACTCGTTGGTGGAACCAGTATACGGCCATACCGTTTCCGGATCCTTTGGCGGTGTTTGTAAGTGCTACAGTTCATGGTCAG GATGAGAGGGGTAGGGTGATGCGTAGGACAATTATGCGTTACGTCTGTTTATGCGTCACGATGACCTTCACAATGATCTCGCCTAGGGTGAAAAAACGTTTTCCCACCCTCGACCATTTTGTTGATTCGGGGCTATTGCATTTAAGTGAGAAAGAAATTATGTTAGCATTGAACAAGAAATTCCCAAAGTATTCCAAGCATTG GTTGCCGATAGTGTGGGCTTCGAGTATAATAACCAGAGCGAGAAAAGAGGGCAGAATTCGAGACGATTTTGCCGTAAAAACTTTAATCGATGAATTGAACAAGTTCAGAGGCCAGTGCGGGTTGCTGCTAAGTTTTGACACTATTAGTGTACCTCTAGTGTACACTCAG GTGGTTACTTTGGCGGTTTACAGTTATTTCTTAACCACTTTAATGGGGCACCAATGGGTCGACAATAGCAGCTACAAGTTCGACTTATATTTTCCGATTTTCACCAcacttcagttttttttttacgtggGATGGTTGAAGGTGGCTGAGAGTTTAATAAACCCGTTTGGTGATGATGACGACGACTTCGAGGTTAATTGGATGGTGGATCGAAATTTACAG gtatCATATCTGATAGTAGACGAAATGCACCATGATCATCCCGAACTAGTAAGAGATCAGTATTGGGATGAAGTGTTCCCGCAGGAATTGCCGTATACAGCTGCGGCTGCTGCAGCTGAATCTATGAGGAATACGCATCCTCTGCCTTCTACTGCTAATATTGCTGTAAAGCCGGAAGAAGGAG gttttaagAATCCTGTCACAATACTCGTACAGGATCCAGATTTAAACGTTTTGCCTTCAG AGTTTCTCGAACCATCTTCTGTAAAAGTAGACCAAATGACGAATTCCTACGCAGACAACTTACAAAGTGGGCCGATCACCTTCACCGCTCACAAGCAAAATAGTTTTAAGAGTAGGAAAAACTCTTCGAATAGTATTAGTATAGGCGCTTCTGTACCTG ACTCGATGCCAAGAGTTGGCTCCGTAACAAGCATGTTAAAGAGGTTCTTTAGTAGAGACGATAGCAAAAACGATTCTAGAGGCGAAAATTGTCTAGAATCGAAcgaaatgaataatttaatgtCTAACGAAGATCTTTCTAGCAAAGATAAAAAACTCGCAGCTAGCATTAGAAGAATCGCAGACGACGTTATTGAAGAG gtCGATGAACAGACGACGATTACGTCGCAAAAATCGCAAAAAGAACATCGTCCAACTGTGATGCAGGTTTTTGGGCCCCCGAAACCGTCCAAGCCTATTGATGTACCACATTCCAGTAGTTATGGCAACAG TTTTGATCATGAAACTGTATATGAGCCGTATCCCCCATTGTCTCAGTCAGCTCCGGGGCGCGAAGGGGGAGATACCACCGATAAAGTCAGCATTGGGTCAGCAACTGACGAAGAGGAGGACGAATTTGAAAATCTAAAGAGGAAACGAGACGAAGAGAGACTTAGTCG